Proteins encoded together in one Stigmatella aurantiaca window:
- a CDS encoding immunoglobulin-like domain-containing protein: MKPIGVWGTSLVLAALASSSCEKEQSAPLKQPTPAAARTAHQEVNSTKKVLILGTTVTGGASSREAQAAANIGYPATVVTPEQWRAMTPEQFQEYAGIIIGDAACQGGESAFQAAVDNRNIWGAAVDGNVVISGSDATNNGTPQFIENVVSSIVAKETRTGMYISLGCAYQDAAPGTPVPLLEPFGAFTVAGTGCYANGGHIFRMYPEELSDGLYGNDGALNGTGGCATRVVFSSYPDKTFAPVAIAVDESGSLPNSREYWDYLMEDPDSFKTINGTPYILTQGAMAYSTGCGQASADSYAQCNQGPEGNGKPSTQPGMPADNFCSFSCQQQWCGDGNVDAEQGEECDDGFFNGRTRDASGTIGACTAFCKFPILDTESPPEALCKNLELVADLTCGADGNVNNGSWDPDENLVGCKQSPIGPYGPGTTTVTLTCTDTEGNTDSCTGTITVLDQNKPTLTLVGNNEQLECAPGTYTDPGATAADVCEGDVTGAITVSGTVNPGAVGQYELTYNVEDSSGNAATPVKRTVAVSDTKAPTLALKGLANDIAECASPYADPGATASDVCAGNLDAAITQTGSVNTSAVGTSVVRYNVQDPEGNKAPEISRIVQVKDTLKPVVTVNGPLTQKFECGSGEFNDLGATATDACSTELDLDQNAVVNPNQPGSVTITYSATDPSGNTGVSATGRTVTVEDTLPPTLTLAQGNSTLECGDSYTDPGATANDQCAGNLTASIQKTGSINNKQLGTQKLTYTVSDASGHSITSDRTVTVSDTLKPVVTVTGELNAKIECGSGPFNDPGATANDACEGVLPAVPSETVDPSVPGAVTVSYKATDSSGNVGVSATGRTVTVEDTLAPTLALEPGASTLECGNPYADPGAKANDQCFGDLTAAIQKTGSINSKQLGDQTLSYTVQDPGGRTAGPVTRTVKVNDTLAPAITVNGPADQTFECGSTYVDPGATANDACEDDLTDKIVATRTQVPGQPGTFTISYSVKDLSGNEANAPAARTVRSNDNTPPVLALQGPAVLPLECATPYADPGAIASDVCTDDINDRITVTGSINNKLLAAQTLTYNVTDIAGLSAPPVTRQVNVSDTQKPVVTVTGPSNVNIECGNGPFNDPGATANDACEGVLDVLPSTEVDSSVPGPVTVTYTATDSSGNVGVSATGRTVNVQDTLPPVLALNGPAQMALECANPFADPGAKANDQCAGDLTDAIVTTGTVNNKQLGSHVLGYSVTDPSGRTASASRTVEVSDTLAPAITVQGPLETTFECGSPYVDQGATAEDACAGAVPVTSNQVGDTSSPGSFIISYSAQDPSGNSVTSPVTRKVTVNDNEAPTLALRGAATEALECGNPYADPGAVASDVCFGDVTNRITVEGTINNKLLTAQTLTYKVTDPAGQSAPPVTRTVNVGDSLAPVITVTGPLAATIECGGGSFNDPGATADDKCIGPVPALPTTVVNPGSEGTYSIKYTAQDNSGNTATSDASRIVTVADTLPPTLALNGPAALGLECATPFADPGATANDQCAGDVSNRIQTSGTIDNKQLTAQTITYSVTDLGGRAAAPVSRTVTVSDTLAPTLALNGGATETFECGADYVDPGASANDACAGDVSDRVVPVRTQVPGGFTITYSVTDPSGNSAAAPVTRTVKSDDNTPPVLALNGAANLPLECGNPFTDPGAIAEDVCDDNLNITVTGTVNPAVPADYTLTYNVTDSAANTATPVTRTVSVQDTQAPTLALNGAATMDLECATPFNDPGATANDLCAGDLSGSIQASGTIDNKKLTAQTITYTVADSGGHAAAPVSRTVAVSDTLKPVVTVNGPASLAVECGDDGFNDPGATADDACAGSLPAVPSTTVNPNVPGAVTITYSATDPSGNVGVGNTGRTVTVEDTLAPELALVGPANQPLECGTPYADPGATANDQCAGDLTGAIEAKGDINNKQLGAQTVTYTVQDPGGRTAGPVSRTVTVGDTLAPAIAVNGPLDQAFECGSTYVDPGATANDLCADDLTANIVATRTPIAGQPGSFTISYSVTDPSGNTATSTTSRTVHVEDNVPPVLALKGNATQALECGSPYADPGATAMDACVGDLTAAITRSGDLNPNKTGSYTLIYNVSDPSGQSAPSVTRQVNVNDTLAPNINVQGPVSDTFECGGEYADPGATANDQCDGPLPQSAIIATRTTIPGQPGNFTITYSVQDQAGNVATSPVTRTVKVNDDLPPSIALNGEVYMTVECSEAFVDPGAKAVDLCAGDVPVTVSGTVDTTKAGNYELRYSAQDMAGNTSATVTRTVQVNDSQPPAITLLGENPMNLECKRDTYVEPGATAFDLCSGSSTVVSSENIDESVPGYYAVNYTATDKSGRQSTAIRDVNVVDTLPPAFETPAPLTLECAIDTLNDPLPKLTDLCKGDITANVIRTDTLSADDLRNDGTYKIVYQGDDFRNGGAPVIIEREVVVQDTTPPVITLTGEANPIIECGTQPALDDVVVKDLCQREPGDVSWTRSPNPLPSVPGDYVVKYTAKDSLGNTTTGDGVLSRTVTIVDTKEPELSIVDQDIVYECSGHAAGNEWVPPSVIAKDLCEGNLPVHKYNTGDDDGDGIPGSIDEDDFGPGPTTEVEGLYYVQYLAWDEAYNIKGAILSVYVKDTIKPNLALLGEESVQVQCFHPMGDEEDPSPYVDEGAIGEDICYGDVTPSVQTFSNLNKQIPGTYTIEYQVRDGAYNAADPLSRTVEVIDNIAPSVVGRPAIIQNPDPTFMRPVDLTECAEAVDSCEGYMDINGLGFIESITSNEPGDDSNDIVIETNSRFLVRAKPNSNGTDRVYDVHFTISDTSGNVTSAPAGTCQVRVPANPFAPVTVQKKGSGVLAGR; encoded by the coding sequence ATGAAACCAATAGGCGTATGGGGAACTTCGCTGGTGCTGGCCGCGCTGGCGTCCAGTTCCTGCGAAAAGGAGCAGAGTGCGCCGCTGAAGCAGCCGACCCCGGCGGCAGCGCGCACTGCTCATCAAGAGGTCAACTCCACCAAGAAGGTGCTGATTCTCGGCACCACTGTCACCGGCGGCGCGTCGAGCCGTGAGGCGCAGGCTGCGGCGAACATCGGCTATCCAGCGACGGTGGTCACTCCCGAGCAGTGGCGCGCGATGACGCCGGAGCAGTTCCAGGAGTACGCCGGTATCATCATCGGCGACGCGGCGTGCCAGGGCGGCGAGAGCGCCTTCCAGGCCGCGGTCGACAACCGCAACATCTGGGGCGCCGCAGTCGACGGTAACGTGGTCATCAGCGGCTCGGACGCGACGAACAACGGTACGCCTCAGTTCATCGAGAACGTTGTCTCGTCCATCGTCGCCAAGGAGACTCGGACCGGTATGTACATCTCGCTGGGCTGCGCCTATCAGGACGCGGCCCCGGGAACGCCGGTGCCCCTGCTGGAGCCCTTCGGTGCGTTCACCGTGGCCGGCACGGGCTGCTATGCCAATGGTGGACACATCTTCCGGATGTACCCGGAAGAGCTGTCGGACGGCCTCTACGGCAATGATGGCGCGCTGAACGGGACCGGAGGCTGTGCCACGCGCGTGGTGTTCAGCAGCTACCCGGACAAGACGTTCGCGCCGGTGGCCATCGCCGTGGATGAGAGCGGCTCCTTGCCCAACTCGCGTGAGTACTGGGACTACCTCATGGAGGACCCGGATTCCTTCAAGACCATCAATGGCACGCCCTACATCCTGACGCAGGGCGCGATGGCGTACTCCACGGGTTGCGGTCAGGCCTCTGCGGATTCGTACGCTCAGTGCAATCAGGGCCCCGAGGGCAACGGCAAGCCGTCGACACAGCCAGGCATGCCCGCCGATAATTTTTGCTCGTTCTCCTGCCAGCAGCAGTGGTGCGGTGACGGTAATGTGGATGCGGAGCAGGGCGAAGAGTGTGATGACGGCTTCTTCAACGGCCGTACCCGTGACGCCAGCGGCACCATCGGTGCCTGCACCGCGTTCTGCAAGTTCCCCATCCTCGACACCGAGTCGCCTCCTGAAGCCCTCTGCAAGAACCTGGAGCTGGTCGCCGACCTGACGTGCGGCGCGGACGGCAACGTCAACAATGGTTCGTGGGATCCGGATGAGAATTTGGTGGGCTGCAAGCAGAGCCCCATCGGTCCGTATGGGCCTGGCACCACCACCGTCACGCTGACGTGCACGGATACCGAGGGCAACACCGACTCGTGCACCGGCACCATCACGGTGCTCGACCAGAACAAGCCCACGCTGACCTTGGTGGGCAACAACGAGCAGCTCGAGTGCGCTCCGGGCACCTACACGGATCCGGGCGCCACGGCTGCGGATGTCTGTGAAGGGGACGTGACCGGCGCGATCACCGTGAGCGGCACGGTGAACCCGGGCGCGGTGGGCCAGTACGAGCTGACCTACAACGTGGAGGACTCCTCGGGCAACGCGGCCACGCCAGTCAAGCGGACCGTGGCGGTGTCCGATACGAAGGCGCCGACGCTGGCGCTCAAGGGGCTCGCCAACGACATCGCCGAGTGCGCCTCGCCGTACGCCGATCCGGGCGCTACGGCCAGCGACGTGTGCGCGGGCAACCTCGACGCGGCTATCACCCAGACTGGCTCGGTGAATACCTCCGCGGTGGGCACCTCCGTGGTGCGGTACAACGTGCAGGACCCCGAGGGGAACAAGGCCCCGGAAATCAGCCGCATCGTGCAGGTGAAGGACACGCTCAAGCCGGTGGTGACGGTGAATGGTCCGCTCACCCAGAAGTTCGAGTGCGGCAGCGGCGAGTTCAATGACCTGGGCGCCACGGCCACCGATGCGTGCTCCACGGAGCTGGATCTCGATCAGAATGCCGTCGTGAATCCGAACCAGCCGGGCTCGGTGACCATCACCTACAGCGCCACGGACCCGTCCGGGAACACGGGCGTTTCGGCCACGGGCCGCACCGTCACGGTGGAGGACACCCTGCCGCCGACGCTGACGCTGGCGCAGGGCAATTCGACCCTGGAGTGCGGCGATTCGTACACGGACCCAGGTGCCACCGCCAACGACCAGTGCGCGGGCAACCTGACCGCTTCCATCCAGAAGACGGGCAGCATCAACAACAAGCAGCTCGGCACGCAGAAGCTCACCTACACGGTGTCGGATGCGAGCGGCCACAGCATCACGTCCGACCGCACGGTCACCGTCAGCGACACGCTCAAGCCGGTCGTCACGGTGACTGGCGAGCTGAACGCGAAGATCGAGTGCGGCAGCGGCCCGTTCAACGACCCGGGTGCTACCGCCAATGACGCCTGCGAGGGCGTGCTGCCTGCGGTGCCCAGCGAGACGGTGGATCCGAGCGTGCCGGGAGCGGTGACGGTCAGCTACAAGGCCACCGACTCCTCGGGCAACGTGGGCGTGTCGGCCACGGGCCGCACCGTCACGGTGGAGGACACCCTGGCGCCGACGCTGGCCCTGGAGCCGGGCGCCTCGACCCTGGAGTGCGGCAATCCGTACGCCGACCCCGGCGCCAAGGCCAACGATCAGTGCTTCGGTGACCTGACGGCCGCCATCCAGAAGACCGGTTCCATCAACAGCAAGCAGCTGGGTGACCAGACCCTCTCCTACACCGTGCAGGATCCGGGCGGCCGCACCGCGGGCCCCGTCACCCGGACGGTGAAGGTGAATGACACCCTGGCCCCGGCCATCACGGTCAACGGGCCTGCCGACCAGACGTTCGAGTGCGGCTCCACCTACGTGGATCCGGGCGCCACGGCCAACGACGCGTGCGAGGATGACCTGACGGACAAGATTGTCGCCACGCGCACGCAGGTGCCGGGCCAGCCGGGCACCTTCACCATCAGCTACAGCGTGAAGGACCTCTCGGGCAACGAGGCCAACGCGCCTGCGGCCCGTACGGTGCGGTCCAATGACAACACGCCGCCGGTGCTGGCGCTCCAGGGCCCTGCCGTTCTGCCTCTTGAGTGCGCCACGCCGTACGCGGACCCCGGTGCCATCGCCAGCGACGTCTGCACCGATGACATCAACGACCGCATCACCGTGACGGGCAGCATCAACAACAAGCTGCTCGCCGCGCAGACGCTGACCTACAACGTGACGGACATCGCGGGCCTGAGCGCGCCGCCGGTCACCCGTCAGGTGAACGTCTCCGACACGCAGAAGCCGGTGGTGACGGTGACCGGTCCCAGCAACGTGAACATCGAGTGCGGCAACGGCCCGTTCAACGATCCGGGCGCCACCGCCAATGACGCCTGCGAGGGCGTGCTGGACGTGCTGCCGAGCACCGAGGTGGACTCAAGCGTGCCGGGGCCGGTGACCGTCACCTACACGGCCACCGACTCATCGGGCAACGTGGGCGTGTCGGCCACGGGCCGCACTGTCAACGTGCAAGACACCCTGCCGCCGGTCCTGGCGCTCAACGGCCCTGCCCAAATGGCGCTGGAGTGTGCCAACCCCTTCGCCGATCCGGGCGCCAAGGCCAACGACCAGTGCGCTGGCGACCTGACCGATGCCATCGTCACCACGGGCACGGTGAACAACAAGCAGCTGGGCAGCCACGTGCTGGGCTACAGCGTGACGGACCCCTCGGGCCGCACCGCTTCGGCCAGCCGCACGGTGGAGGTGTCTGACACCCTGGCCCCGGCTATCACCGTCCAGGGCCCGCTGGAGACCACCTTCGAGTGCGGCTCGCCCTACGTGGACCAGGGCGCGACGGCCGAGGACGCCTGTGCTGGCGCCGTGCCGGTCACCTCCAACCAGGTGGGGGACACCAGCTCGCCGGGCTCCTTCATCATCAGCTACAGCGCGCAGGACCCCTCGGGCAACAGCGTCACCTCTCCGGTGACGCGCAAGGTGACCGTGAACGACAACGAGGCGCCCACCCTGGCGCTCCGTGGCGCGGCCACCGAAGCGCTCGAGTGCGGCAACCCCTACGCGGACCCCGGCGCTGTCGCCAGCGACGTGTGCTTCGGCGATGTAACGAACCGCATCACCGTGGAGGGCACCATCAACAACAAGCTGCTCACCGCGCAGACGCTCACCTACAAGGTGACGGACCCGGCCGGGCAGAGCGCGCCGCCGGTGACCCGCACGGTGAATGTCGGTGACTCGCTCGCCCCGGTCATCACGGTGACGGGCCCGCTGGCCGCCACCATCGAGTGCGGCGGAGGCTCGTTCAACGATCCGGGCGCCACGGCCGACGACAAGTGCATCGGGCCGGTTCCCGCGCTGCCCACCACCGTCGTGAACCCTGGCTCCGAGGGCACCTACAGCATCAAGTACACGGCCCAGGACAACTCCGGAAACACGGCGACGTCGGATGCCAGCCGCATCGTGACGGTGGCTGACACCCTGCCGCCTACGCTGGCGCTCAACGGGCCTGCGGCGCTGGGCCTGGAGTGCGCCACTCCGTTCGCCGACCCGGGCGCCACGGCCAACGACCAGTGCGCGGGCGATGTGAGCAATCGCATCCAGACCTCGGGCACCATCGACAACAAGCAGCTCACGGCCCAGACGATCACCTACTCCGTGACGGACCTCGGCGGCCGTGCCGCCGCGCCGGTCAGCCGCACGGTGACGGTGTCCGACACGCTGGCGCCTACCCTGGCCCTCAACGGGGGCGCCACCGAGACGTTCGAGTGTGGCGCGGACTATGTGGACCCGGGCGCTTCGGCCAACGATGCGTGCGCCGGGGATGTGTCCGACCGCGTGGTGCCGGTGCGCACCCAGGTGCCGGGGGGCTTCACCATCACCTACAGCGTGACGGATCCGTCGGGCAACAGCGCCGCCGCGCCGGTGACCCGCACGGTGAAGTCGGATGACAACACGCCGCCGGTGCTCGCCCTCAACGGGGCTGCCAACCTGCCGCTGGAGTGCGGCAATCCGTTCACGGACCCGGGCGCCATCGCCGAGGACGTGTGCGACGACAACCTGAACATCACGGTGACGGGCACGGTGAACCCCGCAGTGCCCGCCGACTACACGCTGACCTACAACGTGACGGACTCGGCGGCCAACACGGCCACGCCGGTGACTCGCACGGTGTCGGTGCAGGACACCCAGGCGCCGACGCTGGCGCTCAATGGGGCTGCCACGATGGATCTGGAGTGCGCCACGCCCTTTAACGACCCGGGCGCCACGGCCAACGACCTGTGCGCGGGCGACCTGTCGGGCTCCATCCAGGCGTCGGGCACCATCGACAACAAGAAGCTCACGGCCCAGACGATCACCTACACCGTGGCGGACTCCGGGGGCCATGCGGCCGCGCCGGTCAGCCGCACGGTGGCGGTGAGCGACACGCTGAAGCCGGTCGTGACGGTGAACGGTCCTGCCTCGCTGGCGGTGGAGTGCGGTGACGACGGGTTCAATGACCCGGGCGCCACGGCGGACGATGCCTGCGCGGGCTCGCTGCCTGCGGTGCCGAGCACCACGGTGAACCCGAACGTGCCGGGCGCAGTGACCATCACCTACAGCGCCACGGACCCGTCCGGGAACGTGGGCGTGGGCAACACCGGCCGTACCGTCACGGTGGAGGACACCCTGGCGCCGGAGCTGGCGCTGGTGGGCCCTGCCAACCAGCCGCTGGAGTGCGGTACGCCGTACGCCGACCCGGGTGCTACCGCCAACGACCAGTGCGCGGGGGACCTGACGGGCGCCATCGAGGCGAAGGGCGACATCAACAACAAGCAGCTGGGCGCTCAGACGGTCACCTACACCGTGCAGGATCCGGGCGGCCGTACCGCCGGTCCGGTCAGCCGCACGGTGACGGTGGGCGACACCCTGGCTCCGGCTATCGCGGTCAACGGTCCGCTCGACCAGGCGTTTGAGTGCGGTTCCACCTACGTGGATCCGGGCGCCACGGCCAACGACCTGTGCGCCGATGACCTGACGGCGAACATCGTCGCCACGCGTACTCCCATCGCGGGCCAGCCGGGCTCCTTCACCATCAGCTACAGCGTGACGGACCCGTCGGGCAACACGGCCACCTCCACCACCAGCCGCACGGTGCACGTGGAGGACAACGTGCCCCCGGTGCTGGCGCTCAAGGGCAATGCGACCCAGGCGCTGGAGTGCGGTTCTCCGTACGCGGATCCGGGCGCCACGGCGATGGACGCCTGCGTGGGCGACCTCACGGCCGCCATCACCCGCTCGGGCGATCTCAACCCCAACAAGACGGGCAGCTACACGCTCATCTACAACGTGTCGGATCCGTCCGGTCAGAGCGCGCCGTCGGTCACCCGCCAGGTGAACGTCAACGACACGCTGGCCCCGAACATCAACGTCCAGGGCCCCGTCTCCGACACCTTCGAGTGCGGCGGCGAGTACGCGGACCCGGGCGCCACGGCCAACGACCAGTGCGATGGCCCCCTGCCACAGAGTGCCATCATCGCCACGCGCACCACGATCCCGGGTCAGCCGGGCAACTTCACCATCACATACAGCGTGCAGGATCAGGCCGGCAACGTGGCCACCTCGCCCGTGACCCGTACGGTGAAGGTGAACGATGACCTGCCCCCCAGCATCGCCCTCAATGGCGAGGTGTACATGACGGTCGAGTGCTCGGAGGCCTTCGTGGATCCGGGTGCCAAGGCGGTCGACCTGTGCGCCGGCGACGTGCCGGTGACGGTGTCGGGCACCGTGGACACGACCAAGGCGGGCAACTACGAGCTGCGCTACAGCGCCCAGGACATGGCCGGGAACACCTCGGCCACGGTCACCCGCACGGTGCAGGTGAACGACTCGCAGCCCCCGGCCATCACCCTGCTGGGTGAGAACCCGATGAACCTGGAGTGCAAGCGCGACACCTACGTGGAGCCCGGCGCCACGGCCTTCGACCTGTGCTCGGGTTCGTCCACTGTCGTCTCGTCCGAGAACATCGACGAGTCGGTGCCGGGGTACTACGCGGTCAACTACACCGCCACGGACAAGAGCGGTCGGCAGAGCACCGCCATCCGCGACGTGAACGTGGTGGACACGCTGCCGCCTGCCTTCGAGACGCCGGCCCCGCTGACGCTCGAGTGCGCTATCGACACGCTCAACGATCCGCTGCCCAAGCTTACCGACCTGTGCAAGGGCGATATCACAGCGAACGTTATTCGCACCGATACGTTGTCCGCCGATGACCTGCGCAACGATGGCACCTACAAAATCGTGTACCAGGGTGACGACTTCCGGAATGGGGGGGCGCCGGTCATCATTGAGCGCGAGGTGGTAGTGCAGGACACTACGCCTCCGGTCATCACCCTCACGGGCGAGGCTAACCCGATCATCGAGTGCGGCACCCAGCCTGCCCTGGATGATGTAGTGGTTAAGGATCTTTGCCAGCGCGAGCCCGGAGATGTGAGCTGGACGCGGAGCCCTAATCCGCTGCCGAGCGTGCCGGGTGACTACGTGGTGAAGTACACGGCTAAGGACAGCCTCGGAAACACCACGACGGGTGACGGAGTGCTGTCTCGCACGGTGACCATCGTCGACACCAAGGAGCCGGAGCTCTCCATCGTTGACCAGGACATCGTCTACGAGTGCTCGGGCCACGCCGCGGGCAACGAGTGGGTGCCGCCTTCCGTCATAGCGAAGGACCTCTGCGAGGGTAACCTGCCGGTGCACAAGTACAACACGGGCGACGACGATGGCGACGGCATCCCCGGCTCCATCGATGAGGACGACTTCGGTCCTGGCCCGACCACCGAGGTGGAAGGTCTCTACTATGTGCAGTACCTGGCGTGGGACGAGGCCTACAACATCAAGGGCGCCATCCTCTCCGTGTACGTGAAGGACACCATCAAGCCGAACCTGGCCCTGCTGGGCGAGGAGTCGGTCCAGGTGCAGTGCTTCCACCCGATGGGCGACGAGGAGGATCCCTCGCCGTACGTCGACGAGGGCGCCATCGGCGAGGACATCTGCTACGGCGACGTGACTCCGTCGGTGCAGACCTTCAGCAACCTGAACAAGCAGATCCCCGGCACCTACACCATCGAGTACCAGGTGCGTGACGGTGCGTACAACGCCGCGGATCCGCTGTCGCGTACGGTGGAAGTCATCGACAACATCGCTCCCTCGGTGGTGGGCCGTCCGGCCATCATCCAGAACCCGGACCCGACCTTCATGCGGCCGGTGGATCTGACCGAGTGCGCCGAGGCCGTGGACTCCTGCGAGGGCTACATGGACATCAATGGTCTGGGCTTCATCGAGTCCATCACCAGCAACGAGCCGGGCGACGACTCGAACGACATCGTCATCGAGACGAACAGCCGGTTCCTGGTCCGCGCCAAGCCGAACTCCAACGGCACGGATCGCGTGTACGACGTGCACTTCACCATCAGCGACACCTCGGGCAACGTGACGTCGGCCCCGGCTGGCACCTGCCAGGTCCGCGTGCCTGCGAACCCCTTCGCCCCGGTGACGGTCCAGAAGAAGGGCTCGGGCGTCCTGGCGGGCCGCTAG
- a CDS encoding SRPBCC domain-containing protein → MSSTQIRCHVNAPRASVYRALVDARAIAAWRVPPGMTSHVHAFDPREGGLIRISLTYDVPTGTGKTTAHTDTYHGRFVRLVQDEQVVEVVEFETEDPALRGEMTLTLTLTDAADGGTDVLAVHEGLPRGVPAEDNETGWRLSLARLAALVEAR, encoded by the coding sequence ATGAGCTCGACCCAAATCCGCTGCCACGTGAACGCCCCTCGCGCGAGCGTCTATCGCGCGCTGGTGGATGCGCGCGCCATCGCGGCCTGGAGGGTGCCACCCGGCATGACCAGCCACGTCCATGCGTTCGACCCGCGTGAAGGGGGCTTGATCCGGATCTCGCTCACCTACGACGTGCCTACCGGCACAGGCAAGACGACCGCGCACACCGACACGTACCACGGCCGCTTCGTGAGGCTCGTGCAGGACGAGCAGGTGGTCGAAGTGGTCGAGTTCGAGACAGAGGATCCCGCCTTGCGCGGCGAGATGACGCTCACGCTCACCCTCACGGATGCAGCAGACGGTGGCACCGATGTGCTCGCCGTCCACGAGGGCCTGCCTCGCGGCGTGCCGGCCGAGGACAACGAGACCGGCTGGCGGCTGTCACTCGCGAGACTCGCGGCGCTCGTCGAGGCCCGCTAA